One Pyrococcus furiosus DSM 3638 genomic region harbors:
- a CDS encoding DEAD/DEAH box helicase, with product MLLRRDLIQPRIYQEVIYAKCKETNCLIVLPTGLGKTLIAMMIAEYRLTKYGGKVLMLAPTKPLVLQHAESFRRLFNLPPEKIVALTGEKSPEERSKAWARAKVIVATPQTIENDLLAGRISLEDVSLIVFDEAHRAVGNYAYVFIAREYKRQAKNPLVIGLTASPGSTPEKIMEVINNLGIEHIEYRSENSPDVRPYVKGIRFEWVRVDLPEIYKEVRKLLREMLRDALKPLAETGLLESSSPDIPKKEVLRAGQIINEEMAKGNHDLRGLLLYHAMALKLHHAIELLETQGLSALRAYIKKLYEEAKAGSTKASKEIFSDKRMKKAISLLVQAKEIGLDHPKMDKLKEIIREQLQRKQNSKIIVFTNYRETAKKIVNELVKDGIKAKRFVGQASKENDRGLSQREQKLILDEFARGEFNVLVATSVGEEGLDVPEVDLVVFYEPVPSAIRSIQRRGRTGRHMPGRVIILMAKGTRDEAYYWSSRQKEKIMQETIAKVSQAIKKQKQTSLVDFVREKESEKTSLDKWLKKEKEEATEKEEKKVKAQEGVKVVVDSRELRSEVVKRLKLLGVKLEVKTLDVGDYIISEDVAIERKSANDFIQSIIDGRLFDQVKRLKEAYSRPIMIVEGSLYGIRNVHPNAIRGAIAAVTVDFGVPIIFSSTPEETAQYIFLIAKREQEEREKPVRIRSEKKALTLAERQRLIVEGLPHVSATLARRLLKHFGSVERVFTASVAELMKVEGIGEKIAKEIRRVITAPYIEDEE from the coding sequence ATGTTATTAAGGAGAGACTTAATACAGCCTAGGATATATCAAGAGGTAATATACGCCAAGTGCAAAGAAACAAACTGCTTGATTGTTCTGCCCACAGGATTAGGTAAGACGCTGATAGCTATGATGATAGCAGAGTATAGATTAACGAAATATGGCGGAAAAGTTCTAATGCTCGCCCCCACTAAGCCTCTCGTTCTTCAACATGCGGAAAGTTTTAGGAGGCTATTTAACCTCCCTCCAGAAAAAATTGTAGCACTTACTGGAGAGAAGAGCCCAGAAGAGAGAAGTAAGGCCTGGGCGAGAGCAAAAGTAATTGTAGCCACTCCTCAAACTATTGAAAATGACTTATTGGCGGGAAGAATATCTTTAGAAGACGTTTCGCTAATAGTATTCGATGAAGCTCACAGAGCTGTGGGCAATTACGCTTACGTCTTTATAGCAAGAGAGTATAAAAGACAGGCCAAAAACCCACTTGTTATAGGGTTAACAGCCTCCCCTGGGAGCACTCCTGAAAAGATCATGGAGGTAATAAATAACTTGGGAATTGAGCATATTGAATACCGCTCCGAAAATTCTCCCGATGTTAGACCTTACGTTAAGGGAATAAGGTTTGAATGGGTTAGGGTTGATCTCCCAGAAATATACAAGGAAGTAAGGAAACTTTTAAGAGAAATGCTTAGAGATGCCCTTAAACCGTTGGCAGAAACTGGACTTCTTGAATCTTCTTCCCCAGACATTCCAAAGAAAGAAGTTCTTAGAGCTGGGCAAATAATAAACGAAGAAATGGCGAAAGGTAATCATGATCTCAGAGGCTTGCTTCTCTATCACGCAATGGCTCTTAAGCTACATCATGCAATTGAGCTGTTGGAAACCCAAGGGTTATCCGCCCTGAGGGCTTATATAAAGAAGTTGTATGAGGAGGCAAAAGCGGGATCAACAAAGGCTAGCAAGGAAATATTCTCGGATAAGAGAATGAAAAAGGCAATCTCACTTTTAGTTCAAGCGAAGGAGATTGGGCTTGATCACCCCAAGATGGACAAGTTAAAAGAAATAATTAGGGAACAACTCCAAAGGAAACAAAATTCCAAAATCATAGTTTTCACTAACTACAGAGAAACTGCAAAAAAGATAGTCAATGAACTTGTGAAAGATGGAATAAAAGCTAAAAGGTTCGTTGGACAGGCCAGCAAAGAAAATGACCGTGGACTGAGTCAGAGAGAGCAGAAATTAATTCTTGACGAATTCGCTAGAGGAGAATTCAACGTTCTAGTGGCAACGAGTGTAGGAGAGGAAGGACTTGACGTGCCGGAAGTTGATTTGGTTGTGTTTTATGAGCCAGTACCATCTGCCATAAGGAGCATCCAAAGAAGGGGTAGAACTGGCAGGCATATGCCGGGGAGAGTTATAATCCTAATGGCCAAGGGGACTAGAGATGAAGCATACTACTGGAGTTCCAGGCAAAAGGAAAAGATAATGCAAGAGACAATAGCTAAGGTGAGTCAGGCAATTAAAAAGCAGAAGCAAACTTCTCTAGTTGATTTTGTGAGAGAAAAAGAGAGCGAAAAGACCTCTCTAGACAAGTGGTTGAAAAAGGAAAAAGAAGAAGCAACTGAAAAAGAGGAAAAGAAGGTAAAGGCTCAAGAGGGTGTAAAAGTCGTCGTAGATAGCAGAGAGCTTAGGAGTGAGGTTGTGAAGAGACTTAAACTTCTTGGTGTAAAGTTAGAGGTTAAAACGCTCGATGTGGGAGATTATATAATTAGTGAGGACGTTGCAATTGAGAGGAAGTCAGCTAACGACTTCATTCAGTCAATTATTGATGGTAGACTTTTTGATCAAGTTAAGAGGCTCAAAGAGGCATACTCAAGACCGATAATGATAGTCGAAGGTTCTTTATACGGAATTAGAAACGTCCATCCAAATGCAATAAGGGGGGCAATAGCAGCGGTAACCGTAGACTTTGGGGTCCCAATAATATTTTCATCTACTCCAGAGGAAACCGCTCAATACATCTTTCTAATTGCAAAGAGGGAGCAAGAGGAGAGAGAAAAACCTGTGAGAATTAGAAGTGAGAAGAAGGCCCTTACCCTTGCCGAGAGGCAGAGGTTAATAGTTGAGGGATTACCTCACGTCTCAGCAACTCTAGCTAGGAGATTGTTGAAGCACTTTGGAAGTGTGGAAAGGGTATTCACTGCAAGCGTTGCTGAGTTAATGAAAGTTGAAGGCATAGGAGAGAAGATTGCTAAGGAGATTAGAAGGGTAATAACTGCCCCATATATAGAGGATGAGGAGTAG
- a CDS encoding OB-fold nucleic acid binding domain-containing protein — MSAFTKEEIIKRILEEVEGITLEEIENQIRQIMRENNISEHAAALLLAERLGVEVTKREEQPLMKISDLYPGMDPHEVNIVGRILKKYPPREYTKKDGSIGRVASLVIYDDTGRARVVLWDSKVLEYYSKLEVGDVIKVLDAQVRESLSGLPELHINFRARIIKNPDDPRVQDIPPLEEVRVATYTRKKISEVEPGDRFVELRGTIAKVYRVLVYDACPECKKKVDYDPGMDVWICPEHGEVEPIKITILDFGLDDGSGYIRITLFGDDAEELLGVGPEEIAQKLKEMESMGMTLKEAARKLAEEEFYNIIGKEIIVRGNVIEDRFLGLILRASSWEEVDYKREIERIKRELEELGVM; from the coding sequence ATGAGTGCATTTACAAAAGAAGAAATAATCAAGAGGATCCTGGAAGAAGTGGAAGGAATAACTCTAGAAGAAATTGAGAACCAAATAAGGCAAATAATGAGGGAAAACAATATTTCAGAGCATGCAGCTGCTCTCTTACTAGCAGAAAGGCTGGGAGTTGAAGTTACCAAAAGAGAAGAACAACCTTTAATGAAGATTAGCGACCTATATCCAGGAATGGATCCCCACGAGGTCAACATTGTTGGAAGAATACTTAAGAAGTATCCACCGCGAGAATACACAAAGAAGGATGGAAGCATTGGAAGGGTTGCCAGTCTAGTTATATACGATGATACTGGGAGAGCGAGGGTTGTTCTTTGGGATTCAAAAGTTTTGGAGTATTACAGCAAGCTAGAAGTAGGGGATGTTATTAAGGTTTTAGACGCCCAGGTTAGGGAGAGCTTATCTGGTTTGCCTGAATTGCACATTAACTTCAGGGCTAGAATAATTAAAAACCCAGATGATCCTAGGGTTCAGGATATCCCACCTCTTGAAGAAGTTAGAGTGGCAACTTATACGAGAAAGAAGATCAGTGAGGTCGAGCCTGGGGATAGATTTGTAGAGCTTAGGGGAACAATTGCCAAAGTTTACAGAGTTTTGGTATATGATGCATGTCCAGAGTGTAAGAAGAAGGTTGACTATGACCCAGGAATGGACGTTTGGATATGTCCAGAACATGGAGAGGTTGAGCCAATAAAAATCACTATTCTTGACTTTGGGCTTGATGATGGCTCGGGATACATTAGGATTACCCTCTTTGGAGACGATGCTGAAGAGTTGCTGGGAGTAGGGCCAGAAGAGATTGCCCAAAAGCTTAAGGAAATGGAGAGCATGGGCATGACTCTCAAGGAGGCAGCGAGAAAATTGGCGGAGGAAGAGTTCTACAATATAATAGGGAAAGAAATAATCGTGAGGGGAAATGTAATTGAGGACAGGTTCTTGGGCCTAATCTTAAGGGCCTCCTCCTGGGAAGAAGTTGACTACAAGAGAGAAATTGAGAGAATTAAGAGGGAATTGGAAGAATTGGGGGTGATGTGA
- a CDS encoding IS607-like element ISPfu4 family transposase, translating into MVVKEKLYTVKQASEILGVHPKTIQKWDREGKIKTVRTPGGRRRIPESEIKRLLGISEEKGLIIGYARVSSHTQKDYLERQVKAIEQYAKERGWQVQILTDIGSGLNENRKNYRKLLELVAKREVSKVIITHPDRLTRFGFKTLEFFFKENGAEIIIITDKEKSPREELIEDLTTIISHFAGKLYGMRSHKYKKLKEGVKKLIEEVENG; encoded by the coding sequence ATGGTAGTAAAAGAGAAACTCTACACGGTAAAGCAGGCAAGTGAGATACTCGGCGTCCACCCAAAGACAATCCAAAAATGGGACAGAGAAGGGAAAATCAAAACCGTTAGAACACCCGGCGGGAGAAGAAGAATACCAGAAAGCGAAATAAAAAGACTCCTCGGAATAAGCGAGGAAAAAGGCCTAATCATCGGCTACGCAAGGGTATCAAGCCACACACAAAAAGACTACTTAGAAAGACAAGTCAAAGCAATAGAGCAATACGCAAAAGAACGTGGGTGGCAAGTCCAAATACTCACGGACATCGGCTCAGGATTGAACGAGAACAGGAAAAACTACCGCAAACTCCTCGAACTCGTGGCAAAGAGAGAAGTCTCAAAAGTCATCATCACCCATCCCGACAGGCTTACACGCTTTGGCTTCAAAACTCTCGAATTCTTCTTCAAGGAGAACGGTGCAGAGATAATCATTATCACCGACAAAGAAAAATCCCCACGAGAAGAACTCATTGAAGACTTAACAACCATAATCTCACACTTTGCTGGGAAACTCTACGGAATGCGCTCCCACAAATACAAAAAGCTCAAAGAAGGCGTAAAAAAACTAATCGAGGAGGTCGAGAATGGGTAA
- a CDS encoding MBL fold metallo-hydrolase, which yields MKKGFSALVEHNGYRVLVDTGTDGKILLNNMEGLGIDPNSIDALFLTHGHYDHTGGIAELLKARKDTLDVYAHPRIFEKRIALKPKRRDIGIPFSQEELESLGAIFHLNDKALEFLPGLISSGEIKRETWDRAVGYLLNNEKDPVRDDMALLIDLGDKIAVITGCGHSGILNIAKHAVEISKKPIRALIGGFHLRGASITILEDAVRGLKELNVEMLYPGHCTGIDEYAYLRMKLKAEHLNVGKEIVIK from the coding sequence GTGAAAAAAGGCTTTTCAGCTCTAGTAGAACACAACGGGTATAGAGTTTTAGTTGACACTGGTACGGATGGAAAAATTCTACTAAACAACATGGAGGGGTTGGGGATCGATCCTAATTCAATAGATGCTCTTTTCTTAACTCATGGCCACTATGATCATACTGGAGGAATTGCAGAACTTTTGAAGGCGAGGAAGGACACTCTCGATGTTTATGCTCATCCGAGAATCTTTGAAAAGAGGATAGCTCTAAAACCTAAAAGAAGAGACATTGGAATTCCTTTTTCCCAGGAAGAGCTTGAAAGCCTTGGAGCGATTTTCCATTTAAATGATAAAGCATTGGAGTTTTTACCTGGGCTAATATCCTCGGGGGAAATAAAAAGGGAAACCTGGGATAGAGCCGTTGGATATCTACTCAACAACGAAAAGGATCCGGTTAGGGACGATATGGCTCTTCTCATAGATCTTGGAGATAAGATTGCTGTAATAACTGGATGTGGCCACAGTGGAATTTTGAATATTGCAAAACATGCAGTTGAAATAAGCAAGAAACCTATTAGAGCCCTCATTGGAGGATTTCACTTGAGAGGAGCTTCAATTACCATCTTAGAAGATGCTGTTAGGGGATTAAAAGAGCTGAACGTTGAAATGCTTTATCCTGGTCACTGTACGGGCATTGATGAGTATGCTTACCTAAGGATGAAGTTGAAGGCAGAACACCTTAATGTAGGAAAGGAAATAGTCATAAAATGA
- the scpB gene encoding SMC-Scp complex subunit ScpB, producing the protein MGLIEDKALVEAALFVAGRPLSLKELSKALGIKSLDYLEKLIELIASEYAERKSAIEIVKVAGDKWVMQVKQEYSQRVIPLMPKPELSTGELKTLALIAYLQPVEQSKIVKLRGSQAYEHIRKLLEMGLIYAEPYERTRLLGTTEKFAELYGFPENDPMLIKETFKKVIHAEYSDLMKKIEESEKKKE; encoded by the coding sequence ATGGGACTAATAGAGGATAAAGCCTTAGTTGAAGCTGCTCTCTTCGTAGCAGGAAGACCTTTGAGCTTAAAAGAGCTTTCAAAAGCACTGGGAATAAAATCTCTAGACTATCTGGAGAAGTTGATTGAGCTGATAGCAAGTGAGTATGCGGAGAGGAAAAGTGCAATTGAAATAGTAAAGGTTGCTGGGGATAAGTGGGTTATGCAAGTAAAGCAGGAATACTCCCAAAGGGTAATTCCATTAATGCCTAAGCCAGAGCTGAGCACAGGAGAACTCAAAACTTTAGCCTTGATAGCTTACCTCCAACCAGTGGAACAGAGCAAGATAGTAAAGCTTAGGGGGAGTCAAGCATACGAGCACATTAGGAAGCTTTTGGAGATGGGTCTTATATATGCTGAGCCTTATGAGAGAACAAGACTTCTTGGAACTACTGAAAAATTTGCGGAGCTTTATGGCTTTCCAGAAAATGATCCAATGTTAATAAAGGAGACATTCAAGAAAGTAATTCATGCTGAGTATTCTGATTTGATGAAAAAGATAGAGGAAAGTGAAAAGAAAAAGGAATGA
- a CDS encoding OB-fold nucleic acid binding domain-containing protein: MKKRLPASRVYIKDILEGYFVKSEGDFEPNYLITKDARKIYRAKIVGTVIREPLIAEDETYGKFQIDDGTGVIWVLGFRDDTKFAKLVKKGDLVQVIGKIAEWRDDKQILVEGVAKVHPNMWILHRYETLKEKIEHARKAKIAFEIYNTYGITAKSKVIAKNKGVPEELLETIDELYGIIMEEKAMEEPVEELIEEEITEEGKEENEILEKVKQEILEILRSKKIAVSRKYILKKLGEKYDEETIEDAIAELLADGEIYEPETGYYKLL, encoded by the coding sequence ATGAAAAAGAGATTACCTGCAAGTAGAGTTTATATTAAGGATATTTTAGAGGGATACTTCGTAAAAAGCGAAGGAGACTTTGAGCCAAATTATCTAATAACGAAAGACGCCAGAAAGATATACAGGGCTAAAATCGTTGGAACTGTGATAAGGGAGCCACTAATTGCAGAAGATGAGACATATGGAAAGTTTCAAATCGATGATGGGACTGGAGTAATATGGGTGCTTGGATTTAGAGACGATACCAAGTTCGCTAAACTTGTAAAGAAGGGAGATCTAGTCCAAGTTATAGGAAAGATAGCAGAGTGGAGAGATGATAAGCAAATCCTAGTGGAAGGTGTTGCAAAAGTCCATCCTAATATGTGGATTCTTCACAGGTATGAGACGCTGAAGGAGAAAATTGAACATGCGAGGAAAGCGAAGATTGCATTCGAGATATACAACACCTATGGGATAACCGCAAAGTCTAAGGTCATAGCTAAGAACAAGGGAGTTCCTGAGGAATTACTGGAAACAATTGATGAGCTCTATGGAATAATTATGGAAGAGAAGGCAATGGAAGAGCCGGTTGAAGAGCTTATAGAGGAAGAGATAACAGAAGAAGGAAAAGAAGAGAACGAAATATTGGAGAAAGTAAAGCAGGAGATTCTAGAGATATTAAGGTCAAAGAAAATTGCAGTATCGAGAAAATACATACTAAAGAAATTGGGAGAAAAGTATGACGAGGAGACAATAGAGGATGCGATTGCAGAGCTACTAGCGGATGGAGAAATTTACGAGCCGGAGACTGGATACTACAAACTGCTATGA
- a CDS encoding preprotein translocase subunit Sec61beta, producing MAKEKTTLPPTGAGLMRFFDEDTKAVKVTPKGALAIVLVFILIEVLLQIIGPRIFG from the coding sequence ATGGCAAAGGAAAAAACAACCCTACCACCAACTGGAGCAGGACTAATGAGGTTCTTCGATGAGGACACTAAAGCTGTAAAAGTAACGCCAAAGGGAGCTCTGGCTATAGTCTTAGTCTTCATACTGATTGAGGTTTTACTCCAAATAATTGGACCTAGGATATTTGGTTAG
- a CDS encoding RNA-guided endonuclease InsQ/TnpB family protein, whose amino-acid sequence MGKIVLTYRMPHNWNINPFLKEYQRLLQRAIDEIWDNTSWKEKKVKHRYSLGNEEYRYYETIRLIPYFPQSNDFKRGLRNKLLREWPFAKHYVDSAIKTAYSILKSWRQNYLKGRRKRVKPVVKRKFVRVKTTLMKVEGSKIRITIKPREEYLELDFSREWFYERIKDWKVGELIIRERDILLTFSKEVEFSGRIKIGIDSNLTSLDVYHPEKGWIRVDLSELHRISETYDRIIDMLKSIQRKAPKRIGLLLEKYWTRRRNRIEDYLNKLAVQLSREFPDAIFIFEGLNKFKMLQNGSRKFNRKLSRATWKKIVGKLSYRVPIEFVNPAYTSSTCPICGSKLESRNGLVECFNCGFKADRQFVGAFNILMRGLGVALSGVERDDLPPNEPRGELNAMRPKSVVRVDLNGRRFTHIHS is encoded by the coding sequence ATGGGTAAAATTGTCTTAACATACAGAATGCCCCACAACTGGAACATTAATCCCTTCCTCAAGGAATACCAGAGACTCCTCCAGAGGGCAATTGACGAAATATGGGATAACACGAGTTGGAAGGAAAAGAAGGTTAAGCATAGATATTCTCTCGGAAACGAGGAATACCGGTACTACGAGACAATCCGCCTAATCCCATATTTTCCACAATCAAACGATTTTAAGCGAGGGCTGAGGAATAAACTCCTCCGAGAATGGCCTTTTGCTAAGCACTACGTTGATTCTGCAATAAAGACTGCTTACTCAATCCTCAAAAGCTGGAGGCAGAACTACCTCAAGGGGAGAAGAAAAAGAGTGAAACCAGTCGTTAAGAGGAAGTTCGTGAGGGTTAAAACAACACTAATGAAGGTTGAAGGCTCGAAAATCAGAATAACAATTAAACCGAGGGAAGAATACCTTGAACTGGACTTCTCAAGGGAGTGGTTTTATGAGAGGATTAAGGATTGGAAAGTTGGCGAGTTAATAATCAGGGAGAGGGATATCTTATTAACCTTCTCAAAGGAGGTTGAGTTCTCTGGAAGAATCAAAATCGGCATTGACAGTAACTTAACGAGCCTTGACGTTTATCACCCTGAAAAGGGCTGGATTAGAGTGGACTTGAGCGAACTGCATAGAATTTCCGAGACTTATGATAGAATTATTGATATGCTAAAAAGCATTCAGCGGAAAGCTCCAAAGAGGATTGGTTTATTGCTTGAGAAATACTGGACTAGGAGGAGGAACAGGATTGAGGATTACTTGAACAAACTCGCAGTCCAGCTTTCGAGGGAGTTCCCCGATGCGATTTTCATCTTCGAGGGTTTGAACAAGTTTAAAATGCTCCAGAATGGTTCGAGAAAGTTTAACAGGAAGCTTTCCCGTGCCACTTGGAAGAAGATTGTTGGAAAGCTTTCTTATCGTGTTCCTATCGAGTTTGTTAATCCTGCTTATACTTCCTCCACCTGCCCGATATGTGGGAGTAAGTTAGAGTCCCGAAACGGGCTGGTGGAGTGTTTTAACTGTGGGTTTAAGGCGGATAGGCAGTTTGTTGGTGCTTTTAATATTTTGATGCGGGGACTTGGGGTCGCCCTGAGCGGGGTTGAGCGTGATGATTTGCCCCCCA